Proteins from a single region of Candidatus Limnocylindrales bacterium:
- a CDS encoding glutathione S-transferase N-terminal domain-containing protein, whose protein sequence is MRLRDPETLLTLALYALPVAVALFGFGVPAAFFASLVIIVVGIFVRSRRLVGRVDPSRLELHTITYSHYVEKARWCLDRLGVAYEEVPSIGILGVLLTGRTVPTLAVPATRTSIGDSTEILRFLWGRYSGELPDRTRFLAPSPEAIALETHFNEDLGVPVRLWSYWHLLERPDLTLIMWGHEEPSIPQWQKALLPPLRPVLAALLRRMLGLNEANAARGIVKTREIFAEVDTMLADGRRYLMGGDELTFVDITFASLAALIIFPDGYTGGSASVTQLPVERLPADWRAEVEMLRATRAGQFVMRMYAEERRPR, encoded by the coding sequence ATGCGACTTCGCGATCCCGAAACTCTCCTGACTCTGGCGCTGTACGCGCTGCCCGTTGCCGTCGCGCTGTTCGGATTCGGCGTGCCGGCGGCATTCTTTGCGAGCCTGGTGATCATCGTGGTCGGGATCTTCGTCCGCTCGCGCCGACTCGTCGGACGCGTCGATCCGTCACGGCTGGAGCTGCATACGATCACGTACTCGCACTACGTCGAGAAGGCGCGCTGGTGCCTCGACCGACTCGGGGTCGCGTACGAAGAAGTACCGAGCATCGGAATTCTCGGCGTACTGCTGACCGGGCGAACCGTTCCGACGCTCGCCGTTCCGGCCACGAGGACGTCCATCGGCGACTCGACGGAAATCCTGCGCTTCCTGTGGGGGCGTTATTCCGGCGAGTTGCCGGACAGGACCCGGTTTCTCGCTCCGAGCCCGGAAGCGATCGCGCTCGAGACGCATTTCAATGAGGACCTCGGCGTGCCGGTGCGGCTGTGGTCGTACTGGCATCTGCTCGAGCGCCCCGACCTGACGCTCATCATGTGGGGTCACGAAGAGCCTTCGATTCCGCAGTGGCAGAAGGCGCTCCTGCCGCCGCTTCGTCCGGTCCTGGCTGCGCTGCTTCGGCGAATGCTCGGCCTCAACGAAGCGAACGCCGCCCGCGGCATCGTAAAGACTCGCGAAATCTTTGCCGAAGTCGATACGATGCTCGCCGACGGCAGGCGCTATCTGATGGGCGGCGACGAGCTCACGTTCGTCGACATCACGTTCGCGAGCCTCGCAGCGCTGATCATCTTTCCCGACGGTTACACCGGCGGATCCGCAAGCGTCACTCAGCTTCCCGTCGAGCGGCTTCCCGCTGACTGGCGCGCCGAGGTCGAAATGCTGCGGGCGACGAGGGCAGGGCAGTTCGTGATGCGCATGTATGCCGAGGAGCGGCGGCCCCGCTGA